CAGCAACAGAAACAAAAAATGATGGCTGTGCTTCAGCAGCGCATGATGGCGGAAGTACCAAATGCGGACGTTGTTATCACCAACCCCACCCATTACGCCATTGCCATGAAGTATGATCCTATGGTAGCTCCTGCCCCTCTGGTACTTGCCAAAGGAATGAACAAAGTCGCTGAGCGCATCAAAGAAATCGCGCGCGAAAACAAGGTGCCCATTCGTGAAAATAAACCTTTGGCACAGGCCTTGTATAAACAGGTTGAGATAGGTGACATCATCCCGGAAGAACTTTATAAGGCAGTTGCGGCGATACTTGCTAAATTGAACAAATTTACCCGCAAATAAAGGCCTGACCACCTCTTCCGGTGAAGGCAGAATTCACCAGAAAAAGACCTGAAAGGGGTGTCAAAATCATGGCCGAATCAAAAGTGATAAATTACGAAAAATTTGCCAAGCAGGGCGATGTCCTTCTCGCGGGCGGCGTTGTAGTAATTCTCTTCGTTATGCTCATCCCCCTGCCGACCATGTTTCTCGACTTCATGCTGACTGTAAGTATCTCACTGGGACTGGTAATCCTGATTACCTCAATGTTTTTGCAGTCTCCCCTTGAATTTTCCATATTTCCCTCACTCCTGCTGGTAACCACTTTGCTACGTCTGTCCCTGAACGTAGCTACCACCCGAGCCATCCTCCTCCATGGTGATGAAGGTACCTCGGCTGCGGGTAATGTTATTCAGAGTTTCGGTGAATTTGTTGTTGGTGGTAACTACGTTATCGGTATCGTCATTTTTATGATCCTGTTCATCCTGAACAAAACCGTTATCGTAACAGGTACCACACGTATCGCGGAAGTTGCCGCCAGATTTACCCTTGACGCCATGCCCGGTAAACAGATGGCAATTGAAGCAGACCTTAACTCAGGTCTGATCGACGAAGACGAAGCAAGGGGCCAGCGCGAAAAACTCCGCCGTGAATCAGACTTTTACGGCGCTATGGATGGTGCCGGTAAATTTGTACAGGGGGACGTTAACGCAGGTCTGCTCATCACCGCCATCAACATCATCGGCGGAATCCTCATCGGCGTACTCCAGAAAGGAATGCACTGGACTGACGCAGCCCAGACCTACACCCTGCTGACTATCGGTGACGGTCTTGTATCCACCATCCCGTCACTGATTATCTCCACCTCCGCAGGTATCATTGTTTCACGCGCCGCAGCAGAAGCCAAGATGGGTGAAGAATTCATCGGACAGCTGACTTTCCACTCCCGGGCACTCAAACTGGTCTCCATCATCCTTGTTGTGTTCGGCATAGTCCCCGGTATGCCTACTATTCCTTTCCTTTGCCTTGCCGCGATTATTTACGGGGTATCAATGATGAACCGCGACCTTGAAGCAGAGGACCACGAAACCGAAGCAAAAGCTCAGAAAGCAAAAGCCGAACAGCCATCTCTGGACAGCCCCGAAGAAGTTCAGGCCCTGCTGCCCCTCGATTCTCTGGAACTGGAAGTGGGCTATGGCCTTATCCCGCTGGTGGACGAAGAACAGAGCGGCAACCTGCTCTCACGCATCCGCTCCATCCGT
This Desulfovibrio sp. JC022 DNA region includes the following protein-coding sequences:
- the flhA gene encoding flagellar biosynthesis protein FlhA, whose protein sequence is MAESKVINYEKFAKQGDVLLAGGVVVILFVMLIPLPTMFLDFMLTVSISLGLVILITSMFLQSPLEFSIFPSLLLVTTLLRLSLNVATTRAILLHGDEGTSAAGNVIQSFGEFVVGGNYVIGIVIFMILFILNKTVIVTGTTRIAEVAARFTLDAMPGKQMAIEADLNSGLIDEDEARGQREKLRRESDFYGAMDGAGKFVQGDVNAGLLITAINIIGGILIGVLQKGMHWTDAAQTYTLLTIGDGLVSTIPSLIISTSAGIIVSRAAAEAKMGEEFIGQLTFHSRALKLVSIILVVFGIVPGMPTIPFLCLAAIIYGVSMMNRDLEAEDHETEAKAQKAKAEQPSLDSPEEVQALLPLDSLELEVGYGLIPLVDEEQSGNLLSRIRSIRRQYALDMGVIIPSLHLRDNLQLKPGEYRVLIKGNAVASAEILIDHQLAMDPGDAKHRIKGIETVEPAFNLPAIWIPDTQKEEAMLAGYTVVDPSTVIATHLTEVFRRNLGEFLGRQETQDLLDNLSKRAPKAVEDLVPNILSLGAVQKVLQNLVRENVSIRDLLTIVEALADYGPSIQDPNQLTEYVRSHMSRTIIKPYLGSDGSLPILTFGPSGDAKLNDAVRSSETGGFLALDPGSAQQLIQSVNSAAENVLDTDGQPVLLCAPQLRSHLAQLMVRFLPTIPVISQAEIPASVRIMSAGTVEF